A single Pyxicephalus adspersus chromosome 8, UCB_Pads_2.0, whole genome shotgun sequence DNA region contains:
- the ACO2 gene encoding aconitate hydratase, mitochondrial yields the protein MQDATAQMAMLQFISSGLPRVAVPSTIHCDHLIEAQLGGEKDLKRAKDINQEVYNFLATAGAKYGVGFWKPGSGIIHQIILENYAYPGVLLIGTDSHTPNGGGLGGICIGVGGADAVDVMAGIPWELKCPKVIGVKLTGKLSGWSSPKDVILKVAGILTVKGGTGAIVEYHGPGVDSISCTGMATICNMGAEIGATTSVFPYNHRMKKYLEKTGRAEIASLADEFKSNLVPDEGCEYDQLIELNLDELKPHINGPFTPDLATPVSQVGAVAEQKGWPLDIRVGLIGSCTNSSYEDMGRAAAVAKQALSHGLKCKSQFTITPGSEQIRATIERDGYADVLRKVGGVVLANACGPCIGQWDRQDIKKGEKNTIVTSYNRNFTGRNDANPETHAFVTSPEIVTALSIAGTLKFDPETDFLTGADGKKFKLEAPDADELPKSNFDPGQDTYQYPPKDGSSERVNVSPTSQRLQLLEPFDKWDGKDLENMQILIKVKGKCTTDHISAAGPWLKFRGHLDNISNNLLIGAINIENNKANNVKNCVTQEYGAVPDTARYYKANGIKWVVIGDENYGEGSSREHAALEPRHLGGRAIITKSFARIHETNLKKQGLLPLTFSDPADYDKIHPEDKITLAGLKDLAPGKPVKCIITHQNGSQETISLNHTFNETQIEWFQAGSALNRMKELQK from the exons ATGCAGGATGCCACAGCCCAGATGGCAATGTTGCAGTTCATTAGCAGTGGGTTACCCAGAGTAGCAGTGCCTTCAACCATCCATTGTGACCATTTGATTGAGGCCCAACTCGGTGGAGAAAAGGACCTTAAAAGAGCAAAG gatatcAATCAGGAGGTCTATAACTTCTTAGCAACTGCTGGAGCAAAGTACGGTGTTGGCTTTTGGAAACCTGGATCGGGCATTATCCATCAG ATTATCTTGGAAAATTACGCCTATCCTGGAGTGCTCCTGATTGGCACAGACTCCCACACTCCAAATGGGGGAGGCCTTGGGGGCATCTGCATTGGTGTTGGAGGAGCTGATGCTGTGGATGTCATGGCTGGAATTCCCTGGGAACTCAAATGTCCTAAG GTCATTGGTGTTAAACTGACTGGAAAGTTATCTGGCTGGTCTTCACCAAAAGATGTCATTCTAAAAGTAGCGGGCATTCTCACAGTGAAAGGTGGAACTGGAGCCATTGTTGAGTATCATGGTCCAGGAGTGGATTCTATCTCTTGTACGGGCATGGCCACCATCTGTAATATGGGAGCTGAGATTGGAGCCACAACATCTGTGTTCCCTTATAACCATcgcatgaaaaaatatttggaaaaaacagGCCGTGCAG AAATTGCATCTCTGGCAGATGAGTTCAAGAGTAACTTGGTACCAGATGAGGGTTGTGAATATGATCAGCTGATTGAACTTAATCTGGATGAG CTAAAGCCACACATCAATGGACCTTTTACTCCTGACCTGGCAACACCTGTATCTCAAGTGGGAGCTGTCGCAGAACAGAAGGGATGGCCCTTGGATATCAGAGTTG GTCTTATTGGCAGCTGTACAAATTCCAGTTATGAAGATATGGGCCGTGCAGCAGCAGTAGCGAAGCAAGCCCTTTCACATGGCCTGAAGTGCAAATCTCAGTTTACAATCACTCCAGGATCAGAACAAATCAGAGCCACCATTGAAAGAGATGGTTAT GCTGATGTTCTGCGGAAAGTTGGAGGCGTAGTTCTTGCAAATGCTTGTGGACCATGTATTGGCCAATGGGACAG GCAAGATATTAAAAAGGGGGAGAAAAACACAATTGTGACTTCATACAACAGAAACTTCACTGGAAGAAATGATGCCAACCCTGAGACCCATGCCTTTGTCACATCACCTGAG ATAGTCACAGCTTTGTCAATTGCTGGTACCCTAAAATTCGACCCAGAAACAGATTTTCTGACTGGTGCTGAtggaaagaagtttaagctggaAGCTCCAGATGCAGATGAGCTGCCTAAATCT AACTTTGACCCCGGTCAGGACACTTACCAGTATCCACCTAAAGATGGAAGTTCTGAACGTGTTAATGTGAGTCCTACCAGCCAACGCTTACAGCTGTTAGAGCCTTTTGACAAATGGGATGGAAAAGACTTGGAAAATATGCAGATCCTCATAAAG gtgaAGGGCAAGTGCACAACAGATCATATATCAGCTGCTGGGCCATGGCTGAAATTCAGAGGTCATCTAGATAACATTTCCAACAATTTGCTGATTGGTGCCATCAACATTGAAAACAACAAGGCAAACAATGTAAAGAATTGTGTTACCCAAGAATATGGAGCAGTCCCTGACACTGCCCGTTATTACAAG GCAAATGGAATCAAATGGGTGGTTATTGGGGATGAGAACTATGGCGAGGGCTCTAGCAGAGAGCATGCCGCCCTTGAACCACGGCACTTAGGTGGCAGAGCCATCATTACAAAGAGCTTTGCAAGAATTCATG aaacCAACCTGAAGAAACAAGGACTTTTGCCTCTCACTTTCTCTGACCCAGCTGACTATGACAAGATTCACCCTGAGGACAAGATTACACTTGCTGGTTTAAAGGACCTGGCCCCAGGAAAG